Proteins encoded together in one Aminipila butyrica window:
- a CDS encoding basic amino acid/polyamine antiporter, with translation MGNDNGAAGGKELGLVRLTGVIIGSTIGGGVFSMAGDMAAGGANTAAVLVAWVIAGIGMYGLMMCFFGLNKLKPELTNGIYSYAKAGFGDFVGFNSAWGYWISALLCNVAYTTLLFAAIGYFLPVFGVGNNLPSIIGASIVIWFLNYLVLRGLKEATAINVVTTIAKLIPIFVFVLTIIVIRAFDPAIFMNNFWGDGSVSFMDQVKSTTGATVWGFIGVEGAVVVSARAKKSSDVGKASMIGFLGILAIYLLTSILSMGIMTREELAALGNPPMAGIFESVVGPWGGALVNLGVIFSLAGALLGWTIIAAETPFMAAKLGVFSKAFEKENKHGAPSFSLFMTNGIIQLFLIVIFFNDSTYQVFYNLSASMIMVPYLLSAMYYLKVVLKKDGLQSHTGSQLLSARVFSLLGTIYGAWLLYASGLMSVLVTSLLYAPGIIVYIKGKKELGEKTFDRPVNLFIAVALVALAVISVGVIATGTYSPL, from the coding sequence ATGGGTAATGACAATGGTGCAGCAGGTGGAAAAGAGCTGGGTCTAGTCAGACTGACTGGTGTAATTATCGGTTCAACCATCGGCGGCGGCGTTTTCAGCATGGCTGGAGATATGGCAGCAGGCGGAGCAAATACTGCGGCTGTATTAGTAGCCTGGGTAATTGCAGGTATCGGTATGTATGGTCTGATGATGTGCTTCTTCGGACTAAACAAACTGAAGCCAGAGTTAACAAACGGTATTTATAGTTATGCAAAGGCTGGTTTTGGAGATTTTGTAGGCTTCAACTCTGCCTGGGGTTATTGGATAAGTGCATTGCTTTGTAATGTTGCTTATACCACGCTTTTATTTGCCGCTATCGGCTATTTTCTCCCTGTATTTGGGGTAGGCAATAATTTACCATCTATTATCGGTGCATCGATTGTAATATGGTTCCTCAATTACTTAGTATTGAGAGGATTAAAGGAAGCTACGGCTATCAACGTAGTAACCACCATTGCGAAGTTAATCCCAATCTTCGTATTTGTTTTGACAATCATCGTAATCCGGGCTTTTGATCCAGCAATCTTCATGAATAACTTTTGGGGTGATGGCAGTGTCTCCTTCATGGATCAGGTAAAATCCACGACTGGAGCTACTGTATGGGGATTTATCGGCGTAGAGGGAGCTGTGGTCGTTTCCGCCAGAGCAAAGAAATCTTCTGACGTAGGTAAAGCTTCCATGATAGGCTTCTTAGGCATTTTAGCCATCTATCTGTTAACCTCTATCCTCAGCATGGGTATCATGACCAGAGAAGAACTGGCTGCTTTGGGCAATCCGCCGATGGCAGGAATCTTTGAATCTGTAGTTGGCCCTTGGGGCGGTGCTTTAGTAAACCTGGGCGTTATCTTCTCCTTGGCTGGAGCGCTTTTGGGCTGGACCATCATCGCAGCAGAGACACCGTTCATGGCAGCAAAGCTGGGCGTATTCTCCAAAGCTTTTGAGAAAGAAAATAAGCACGGAGCACCTTCCTTCTCTCTGTTCATGACCAACGGTATCATCCAGCTGTTCCTAATCGTAATTTTCTTCAATGATTCTACTTATCAGGTATTCTACAACCTGTCCGCCAGCATGATCATGGTTCCATACCTGCTGAGCGCAATGTACTACTTAAAGGTCGTTTTGAAGAAGGATGGATTGCAAAGTCACACAGGCTCCCAGCTGCTGTCTGCCAGAGTATTCTCTTTATTAGGTACGATCTACGGCGCATGGCTGCTGTACGCCAGCGGACTCATGAGCGTGTTGGTAACTTCCCTTCTGTATGCTCCTGGTATCATCGTATACATCAAAGGCAAGAAGGAATTGGGAGAAAAGACGTTCGACAGACCAGTCAACCTGTTTATCGCAGTAGCTTTAGTCGCTCTGGCCGTTATCTCTGTAGGCGTTATTGCTACCGGAACGTACAGCCCGCTATAA
- a CDS encoding HD domain-containing protein, translating into MSKRQITFEEIKHNQEISTYIKKGNDLLGAIGFTEHGFAHAGKVAERAAEILTALGYDSRTIELAKIAGYIHDIGNCINRHDHAQSGAVMAFRILDRMHFDAEELADIIGAVGNHDEGTGVAFSPISAALILADKSDVRRSRVRYKNRNEEKLSEDIHDRVNYAVHHSYLTVNPEQKSIVLELSIDTEISAVMEYFEIFLTRMSMCRNAAQFLGLSFELNINNTRLL; encoded by the coding sequence ATGAGCAAGAGACAGATTACATTTGAAGAGATTAAACACAATCAAGAGATTTCTACCTATATCAAGAAAGGCAATGACCTGTTGGGGGCTATCGGCTTTACGGAACACGGGTTTGCCCATGCGGGGAAGGTGGCAGAACGAGCGGCAGAGATATTGACAGCTTTGGGATACGATTCGCGGACCATTGAGTTGGCTAAGATTGCCGGATATATACACGATATTGGAAATTGCATTAACCGTCACGACCACGCCCAGAGTGGTGCTGTCATGGCCTTTCGTATATTGGATAGAATGCACTTTGATGCAGAAGAACTGGCGGATATCATCGGAGCAGTGGGCAATCACGACGAAGGGACCGGCGTAGCCTTCAGTCCCATTTCCGCAGCACTCATTCTAGCCGATAAATCGGATGTGCGCAGAAGCCGGGTGAGATACAAGAATCGAAACGAAGAAAAACTATCCGAGGATATTCATGACCGGGTCAATTATGCGGTTCATCACAGCTACCTTACCGTCAATCCGGAGCAAAAGTCCATTGTACTGGAGCTGAGCATCGACACAGAAATCAGTGCTGTCATGGAATATTTTGAAATCTTTCTGACCAGAATGAGCATGTGCCGGAATGCCGCACAGTTTTTAGGACTGTCATTTGAGTTGAACATTAACAATACCCGCCTCTTATAA
- a CDS encoding GGDEF domain-containing protein produces the protein MISKHAILRNLQEISCINNQILRQLSFIAAAIWACLTALSINSGDFLLFCFYGLSTLVSAVFYCLSKWFIPKRLNLVLPLIYTYLCYCLAAAAYLGIFIPPRAVSVTFICLILIAPMVILDLRWRVNTIMVAMSVMFCALSVFYQPPAFAHVDLVNCTAFCIIGLFIGQFMTSIRINNIEMNRKLTKQRDTDILTTLSNRRKLSDTLKTSEDSYGLFSLNAVIMIDIDHFKKYNDDYGHQKGDAVLKELGKSFSSFFKPYGLDIFRYGGEEFIALGQDYGYEELRAICGELLETIQSLQIPFAESPLGIITVSIGFAEAKACQASNYKALIDMADQALYKAKEQGRNRVEGYLGLNQ, from the coding sequence ATGATCAGCAAGCACGCCATCCTTCGAAATTTGCAGGAGATTTCCTGTATAAATAATCAAATACTCCGGCAGTTGTCCTTCATTGCTGCTGCCATATGGGCGTGTTTAACGGCTCTCAGCATAAACTCAGGGGATTTTTTACTGTTTTGCTTTTATGGACTGAGTACGTTGGTTTCCGCTGTATTCTATTGTCTATCTAAGTGGTTCATTCCCAAGCGGCTGAATCTGGTTCTGCCTCTGATTTACACGTATCTGTGTTACTGCCTGGCAGCTGCCGCTTATTTGGGCATTTTCATCCCGCCCCGAGCGGTCAGCGTTACCTTTATTTGCTTGATTCTTATCGCTCCAATGGTCATCCTAGATCTGCGCTGGCGGGTCAACACCATTATGGTGGCCATGTCTGTCATGTTCTGCGCTCTGTCCGTTTTCTATCAGCCTCCAGCCTTTGCTCACGTTGATTTGGTCAACTGCACGGCCTTCTGCATCATCGGTCTTTTTATCGGCCAGTTCATGACATCTATCCGCATCAACAACATCGAAATGAACCGAAAATTGACAAAACAGCGGGATACGGATATTCTCACCACCCTATCGAACCGCCGGAAGCTGTCAGATACCTTAAAAACCAGCGAAGACAGCTACGGGCTATTTTCGTTGAACGCAGTGATTATGATTGATATTGATCACTTCAAGAAATACAATGACGATTACGGGCACCAAAAAGGAGATGCCGTGCTCAAAGAACTGGGCAAAAGTTTCTCTTCCTTCTTTAAGCCCTACGGGTTGGATATATTCCGCTACGGAGGCGAAGAATTTATCGCTCTAGGCCAGGATTACGGATACGAAGAGCTTCGAGCCATCTGTGGGGAACTGCTGGAGACCATACAGAGCTTGCAGATTCCTTTCGCAGAATCACCTCTAGGCATTATCACCGTCAGCATAGGCTTTGCCGAAGCAAAAGCCTGTCAGGCCTCCAATTATAAAGCCTTAATCGATATGGCCGATCAAGCTTTATATAAAGCCAAAGAGCAAGGCCGCAACCGAGTGGAAGGTTACTTAGGTTTAAATCAATGA